A genomic region of Fusobacterium sp. DD2 contains the following coding sequences:
- the lpxB gene encoding lipid-A-disaccharide synthase, which yields MKFFVSTGEVSGDLHLSYLVNAVKNKYPDVEFYGVAGEHCKKAGVHVIQDISELAIMGFTEIIRKYSFLKKKAVEYVEFIKKENIKKVVLVDYGGFNLKFLELVKKEIPDIEVFYYIPPKLWVWGEKRIEKLKLADHIMVIFPWEVEFYKKHGVNAIYFGNPFAEKYKVEERTDEHILLLPGSRKQEITSLAPVLMELVKRNPKEKFLLKLSSKDHMKWLGDTLYQNLVIETEKTLPECVKVSKSAVAASGTVTLELALMGIPTAVIYKTGFINAFIAKYILKIGFVSLPNLTLNREVYPELLQDRCNVEEIERAISHFDENREQTQKNIFEVREKLSGKNIVESYGDFLVKGEKEIEFIKK from the coding sequence ATGAAATTTTTTGTTTCTACAGGAGAGGTCTCAGGTGATCTGCATCTGTCATACCTTGTAAATGCAGTTAAAAATAAATATCCTGATGTTGAATTTTATGGAGTAGCAGGAGAGCACTGTAAAAAGGCAGGAGTTCACGTGATTCAGGATATCAGTGAACTTGCAATTATGGGATTTACAGAGATAATAAGAAAATATAGTTTCTTAAAGAAGAAAGCTGTTGAATATGTTGAATTTATAAAAAAAGAGAATATAAAAAAGGTAGTCCTTGTAGATTATGGAGGATTCAATCTTAAGTTTCTGGAGCTTGTAAAAAAAGAGATTCCAGACATAGAGGTATTTTACTATATTCCGCCAAAATTATGGGTATGGGGAGAAAAGAGAATAGAAAAACTTAAACTTGCAGACCATATTATGGTTATCTTTCCATGGGAAGTGGAATTTTATAAAAAACATGGAGTAAATGCTATATATTTTGGAAATCCATTTGCAGAAAAATATAAAGTTGAAGAGAGAACAGATGAGCATATTCTTCTTCTTCCAGGAAGCAGAAAGCAGGAGATAACATCTCTAGCACCTGTACTTATGGAACTTGTAAAGAGAAACCCAAAGGAGAAGTTTTTACTTAAATTATCATCTAAGGATCATATGAAATGGCTGGGAGATACATTATACCAAAATCTTGTAATTGAAACAGAGAAAACTCTTCCAGAGTGTGTAAAAGTTTCTAAATCTGCTGTGGCAGCTTCTGGAACTGTGACATTGGAACTTGCCCTTATGGGAATACCTACAGCAGTTATATATAAAACAGGTTTTATTAATGCATTTATAGCTAAATATATATTAAAGATAGGCTTTGTATCACTTCCAAATCTTACTTTAAATAGAGAAGTATACCCTGAACTTTTACAGGATAGATGCAATGTAGAAGAGATAGAAAGAGCTATAAGCCATTTTGATGAAAATAGAGAACAGACACAAAAAAATATATTCGAGGTAAGGGAAAAACTTTCTGGAAAAAATATTGTAGAAAGTTATGGA
- the lpxI gene encoding UDP-2,3-diacylglucosamine diphosphatase LpxI (LpxI, functionally equivalent to LpxH, replaces it in LPS biosynthesis in a minority of bacteria.) encodes MEKIGIIVGNGKLPLYFIEEAHAKNIEVFPIGLFDTIDEDVKKTANFKTFNIGEVGNIVKHFLLNGIDKVVMLGKVEKEIIFRDLKLDKYGEELLEKLPDRKDETLLFAVIAFFKLNGIKILPQNYLIKDFMFEDRCYTDIKPSEEDIKTIKIGKEAAKALSLVDAGQTVVCKDASVVALEGIEGTDKTIIRGGELAGKGCIVVKMSRPQQDMRVDIPAVGIDTIKRLVEIGAKGIVGEAGKMLFLDRKECIELAHTHSIFIVGIKG; translated from the coding sequence ATGGAGAAAATAGGGATTATAGTTGGAAATGGAAAGTTACCTCTCTATTTTATAGAAGAGGCACACGCAAAGAATATAGAAGTTTTTCCAATAGGACTTTTTGATACAATAGATGAAGATGTTAAAAAAACAGCTAATTTCAAAACTTTCAATATAGGAGAGGTTGGAAATATTGTTAAACATTTTCTTCTAAATGGAATTGATAAAGTGGTAATGTTGGGAAAAGTAGAAAAAGAAATAATATTCAGGGATTTAAAACTTGATAAATACGGAGAGGAACTTCTTGAAAAATTGCCAGACAGAAAGGATGAGACTCTCCTTTTTGCAGTTATCGCTTTTTTTAAACTCAATGGGATAAAGATTCTACCTCAAAACTATCTTATAAAAGATTTTATGTTTGAGGATAGATGTTATACAGATATTAAACCAAGTGAAGAGGATATAAAAACGATAAAAATAGGAAAGGAAGCTGCAAAGGCTTTAAGTCTTGTAGATGCAGGTCAGACTGTTGTATGTAAAGATGCATCTGTTGTGGCTTTAGAAGGAATAGAGGGTACTGACAAGACTATAATAAGAGGTGGCGAACTTGCTGGAAAAGGTTGTATAGTTGTAAAAATGTCAAGACCTCAGCAGGATATGAGAGTGGATATTCCAGCTGTTGGAATAGATACTATAAAAAGACTTGTAGAGATAGGAGCTAAGGGAATAGTTGGCGAGGCAGGAAAGATGCTCTTTTTAGATAGGAAAGAGTGCATTGAGCTTGCACATACTCATTCTATCTTTATAGTTGGAATAAAAGGTTAA
- the lpxA gene encoding acyl-ACP--UDP-N-acetylglucosamine O-acyltransferase produces the protein MIDIHSTAIVEEGAIIEDGVKIGPYCVIGKDVKIGKNTVLQSHVVIEGITEIGENNTIYSFASIGKASQDLKYKGEPTKTIIGNNNSIREFVTIHRGTDDRWETRIGNGNLLMAYVHVAHDVIVGDDCILANNVTLAGHVVVDSHSIIGGLTPVHQFCRIGSYSMIGGASAVNQDICPFILAEGNKAVARGLNSVGLRRRGFSTEEISKLKKVYKTIFRSGLPLKDAIAQIEEEIERDENVDYFLDFIRNSKRGITR, from the coding sequence TTGATAGATATTCATAGTACTGCTATAGTAGAAGAAGGAGCTATCATCGAAGACGGAGTAAAAATAGGACCCTATTGTGTTATAGGAAAAGATGTAAAGATTGGTAAAAACACTGTTCTGCAATCTCATGTTGTGATAGAAGGAATCACTGAGATAGGAGAAAATAACACGATATATTCCTTTGCCTCTATTGGTAAGGCATCTCAGGATTTGAAATATAAGGGAGAGCCAACTAAGACTATAATAGGTAATAATAACTCTATAAGAGAGTTTGTAACTATTCACAGAGGTACAGATGATAGATGGGAAACAAGAATTGGAAATGGTAATCTTCTAATGGCTTATGTACATGTGGCCCATGATGTAATAGTTGGAGATGACTGCATATTAGCTAATAACGTAACTTTAGCTGGACACGTAGTTGTTGATAGCCACTCTATAATAGGAGGGCTTACTCCAGTGCATCAGTTTTGTAGAATTGGGTCATATTCAATGATAGGTGGAGCCAGTGCTGTAAACCAGGATATCTGTCCATTTATATTGGCAGAAGGAAATAAAGCAGTAGCTAGAGGGTTAAACAGTGTTGGACTTAGAAGAAGGGGATTTTCAACTGAGGAAATTTCAAAATTGAAAAAAGTGTATAAAACTATATTCAGAAGTGGACTTCCATTAAAAGATGCAATAGCACAGATTGAAGAAGAGATTGAAAGAGATGAAAACGTAGACTATTTCCTTGATTTCATAAGAAATAGTAAAAGAGGAATCACTAGATAA
- the fabZ gene encoding 3-hydroxyacyl-ACP dehydratase FabZ, whose protein sequence is MLDIMEIMKRIPHRYPFLLVDRILEVNKEEQTIKGLKNVTINEEFFQGHFPGHPIMPGVLIVEGMAQCLGVLVMDGIEGKVPYFVGVEKAKFKTPVRPGDQIVYEVGVEKIKRNFVKAQGKAYIDGKVAAEANFTFCIMDK, encoded by the coding sequence ATGTTAGATATTATGGAAATAATGAAGAGAATACCACATAGATACCCATTTTTATTAGTTGATAGAATTCTTGAAGTAAACAAGGAAGAGCAGACTATAAAAGGGTTAAAAAATGTAACTATAAATGAAGAATTTTTCCAAGGACATTTTCCAGGACATCCTATTATGCCAGGAGTACTTATTGTAGAAGGAATGGCTCAATGTCTAGGAGTGTTAGTAATGGACGGTATTGAAGGAAAGGTTCCATACTTTGTTGGGGTAGAAAAAGCAAAATTTAAAACTCCTGTAAGACCTGGTGACCAGATAGTATATGAAGTTGGTGTTGAAAAGATAAAAAGAAACTTTGTAAAAGCTCAAGGAAAAGCATATATAGATGGAAAAGTGGCAGCTGAAGCTAACTTTACATTCTGTATAATGGATAAATAA
- the lpxC gene encoding UDP-3-O-acyl-N-acetylglucosamine deacetylase, translating to MKRRTIASEIEYTGVGLHKGEDIKMRLLPGDSGIVFKRVDLKEGENEISLDIINTFDLTRGTNLQNEYGAKVYTIEHFLSALAAANITDLVVELNGNELPICDGSAKVFIELFEKAKIKELESEVEPIVIKKPVYLTVGDKNIVALPYDGYKVTYAIRFEHSFLKSQLAEFEVDLKTYKKEIAPARTFGFDYEIEYLKKNNLALGGTLDNAIVVTKDGVLNPGGLRFEDEFVRHKMLDIIGDLKILNRPLKAHIIAIKAGHALDIEFAKLIKNL from the coding sequence ATGAAGAGAAGAACAATAGCATCAGAGATAGAATATACAGGTGTTGGACTTCATAAAGGAGAAGACATCAAAATGAGACTGCTTCCTGGAGACAGTGGAATAGTTTTTAAAAGAGTAGATTTAAAAGAGGGAGAAAATGAAATTTCTCTTGATATAATAAATACATTTGACCTTACTCGTGGAACAAATCTTCAAAATGAGTATGGTGCAAAGGTATACACAATAGAACATTTTCTATCAGCACTTGCAGCTGCAAATATAACTGATTTAGTTGTAGAACTAAATGGGAATGAACTTCCAATTTGTGATGGAAGTGCCAAGGTCTTTATTGAGCTTTTTGAAAAAGCAAAGATAAAAGAACTTGAAAGTGAAGTTGAGCCTATAGTTATTAAAAAACCAGTATACCTTACTGTTGGAGATAAAAATATAGTAGCTCTTCCATATGATGGATATAAGGTAACTTATGCAATAAGATTTGAACATTCATTTTTAAAATCACAACTTGCAGAATTTGAAGTGGACTTAAAAACTTATAAAAAAGAGATAGCTCCAGCAAGAACATTTGGATTTGACTATGAGATAGAATATCTTAAGAAAAATAATCTTGCACTTGGAGGAACTCTTGACAATGCAATAGTTGTAACAAAGGATGGAGTATTAAATCCTGGTGGACTTAGATTTGAAGATGAGTTTGTAAGACATAAGATGCTTGATATTATTGGAGATCTAAAAATATTAAATAGACCTTTAAAGGCGCATATAATAGCTATAAAGGCAGGACACGCTCTGGATATAGAGTTTGCAAAATTAATTAAAAATCTGTAA
- a CDS encoding UvrD-helicase domain-containing protein, whose amino-acid sequence MSILDKLNDKQREAAQKIEGPVLILAGAGSGKTRTVTYRIAYMIKELGISPYNILAVTFTNKAAKEMKERVEDLAGEDGKKVTLSTFHSFALRLLRVFGDRLGYSPNFTIYDVDDQKRVVKNILKDIGRKDDKSIKERDLVSKISKSKEDKITPDEYEKLNQFDNGKIIAEIYRRYDMTLKQNNAMDFSDILVNANKLLDLKDILAKVQDKYRYIMVDEYQDTNTIQYEIVNKIAAKYRNLCVVGDENQSIYGFRGANIENILNFEKDYRDAKVVKLEENYRSTSIILDAANAVIKNNKSAKDKKLWTKKGLGDVITIEQCTDARQEADFVALEIIKGKALGRRYRDFTILYRTNGQSRMFEERFLRDNIPYKIFGAVQFYQRAEIKDMVGYLSVINNVDDNLNLNRILNVPKRKIGDKSVEKIEGFAKEQDISVFEAIGRAHEIAGLSANLKMTLLDFYNMLNEFIQSSAELPVSELYDEVLSKIGYRDYLKATYDDFENRLDNIDELKNSIVELENVVGNLTLREYLENISLVSATDNLEDEQDYVKLMTIHNSKGLEFPVVFLVGAEDELFPGKKVEFDPSELEEERRLCYVAITRAEEQLYISYANSRFMFGNEDFFRTPSRFIEEIPKELTKTNVVEPKPTTYSKNSYSSGTQGFKKVITMEDLNKRAKDFPYSVGEKVTHKKFGLGVVKDVNDKKVTINFVGGTKEIAMAVADKFLTKA is encoded by the coding sequence ATGAGTATTTTAGATAAATTAAATGATAAACAGCGTGAGGCAGCCCAGAAAATTGAAGGTCCTGTTTTAATACTTGCAGGAGCTGGTTCTGGTAAAACAAGAACTGTAACTTACAGAATTGCCTACATGATAAAGGAGCTGGGAATCTCTCCTTATAACATACTTGCTGTTACATTTACAAATAAAGCAGCAAAAGAGATGAAGGAAAGAGTTGAAGACCTTGCAGGAGAAGATGGTAAAAAAGTTACTCTTTCAACATTTCACTCATTTGCATTGAGATTATTAAGAGTATTTGGTGACAGACTTGGATATAGTCCAAACTTCACTATATATGATGTAGATGACCAGAAAAGAGTGGTTAAAAATATCTTAAAGGATATTGGAAGAAAAGATGATAAAAGTATTAAAGAGAGAGATTTAGTAAGTAAAATTTCTAAATCTAAAGAGGATAAGATAACACCTGATGAATATGAAAAATTAAATCAGTTTGACAATGGGAAGATAATAGCTGAAATCTACAGAAGATATGACATGACTTTAAAGCAGAATAACGCTATGGACTTTTCAGATATTCTAGTCAATGCTAATAAATTACTTGATTTAAAGGATATCTTAGCAAAGGTACAGGATAAATACAGATATATAATGGTAGATGAGTATCAGGATACCAATACAATTCAGTATGAGATAGTAAATAAGATAGCAGCAAAATACAGAAATCTATGTGTAGTTGGAGATGAAAACCAAAGTATATATGGATTTAGAGGTGCTAATATAGAAAATATTCTTAACTTTGAAAAGGATTATAGAGATGCAAAAGTTGTAAAATTGGAAGAAAACTATCGTTCTACATCTATTATTCTGGATGCTGCAAATGCAGTTATCAAAAATAATAAAAGTGCAAAGGATAAGAAACTTTGGACAAAAAAAGGTTTGGGAGATGTAATCACTATTGAGCAGTGTACAGATGCCAGACAGGAAGCTGACTTTGTTGCCCTTGAGATAATAAAAGGAAAGGCACTAGGTAGAAGATATAGAGATTTTACAATCTTATACAGAACTAACGGACAGTCAAGAATGTTTGAAGAAAGATTTTTAAGAGATAATATCCCTTATAAGATTTTTGGAGCTGTTCAGTTCTATCAAAGAGCAGAGATTAAAGATATGGTAGGATATCTATCTGTTATAAATAACGTTGATGATAACTTAAATCTTAATAGAATATTAAATGTTCCTAAAAGAAAAATCGGGGACAAATCAGTTGAAAAGATAGAGGGATTTGCAAAGGAACAGGATATATCAGTATTTGAGGCAATAGGAAGAGCACATGAAATAGCAGGATTAAGTGCAAATCTTAAGATGACACTTTTGGATTTCTATAATATGCTGAATGAGTTTATACAATCAAGTGCTGAACTTCCAGTATCAGAGCTATATGATGAGGTATTGAGTAAAATAGGATATAGAGATTATCTTAAAGCAACTTATGATGATTTTGAAAATAGACTTGATAACATTGATGAGCTTAAGAACTCAATAGTTGAGTTGGAAAATGTTGTAGGAAATCTGACTTTAAGAGAGTATCTTGAAAATATATCTTTAGTAAGTGCTACTGATAACTTAGAGGATGAACAGGACTATGTAAAACTTATGACTATTCACAACTCAAAAGGACTTGAATTCCCAGTTGTATTCTTAGTTGGAGCAGAGGATGAACTTTTCCCAGGTAAAAAAGTTGAGTTTGACCCAAGTGAACTAGAAGAGGAGAGAAGACTTTGCTATGTTGCAATAACAAGAGCTGAAGAACAGCTGTATATAAGTTATGCAAATTCAAGATTTATGTTTGGTAATGAGGATTTCTTCAGAACACCATCAAGATTTATAGAAGAGATACCAAAAGAACTTACTAAGACAAATGTAGTAGAGCCTAAACCAACAACTTACTCAAAGAATTCTTATAGCAGTGGAACACAAGGATTTAAGAAAGTTATCACTATGGAAGATTTGAATAAAAGAGCTAAGGATTTTCCTTATTCTGTTGGAGAAAAGGTTACACACAAGAAATTCGGTCTTGGGGTAGTAAAAGATGTAAATGATAAGAAAGTTACAATTAACTTTGTTGGTGGAACAAAAGAGATAGCAATGGCTGTTGCAGATAAATTTCTGACAAAAGCTTAG